The window aaaaacatgaagaagaagaaacatgaaCACTTGATTGGTCCACACAGAGTATATACATTATGTTCCAGACTGACCCTTCTTTAGTTTTTACTCAACTCACtaaaattttcctttttcacTCAATTTCTTGAATTCTAAAGTCTAAACACATTTTTTCTCCTCAAATCTATCCCcgtttaaaaaaatccaaaccttTTCTGGTGAAATCGGTATCTGGAGCAATGAGaggaacttttaaaaaaaaaattaactcaatgaaGTGGGTGAGAGAATTTTTTAGAGGTATGGTGTAAGCGTTGAAGGGTTGTTGGGAGAAAAAGGGGTCTAATATCAGTGTCAGCTTAAAAGCTGGGTTCTTTGTTGTTCACTCCATCTGTCAAATTATGAATATATAAGTCACTTCTCCTCGTTTTTTGAACctatcttcttttttgtttgtcatTTGTTGTATCTAAGTGGAAAAACTGCCAGTTCAGTTAACGCACTTTGCCTGATATTTTCGCTTCTTTTTTACTATTACAATCCAAGATCATTCACTGATATCAGGCTCTACTTTTAAGGATCACTGTTCTGTGTTCCTCTGTTTCTTTTAAACCAGGTTTTGTTCCTTGTTTACTTGTAAAACCCTGTATCTCAGTGTCAAGCTGAACCTCATCTTCAAGAGGTAAGCAATCTATAAAAATCTCATCTTTCTTGAATCTTTTATTTGCTGATGATTTTGGACGGTCATGTGTTTCTTTCTTAAATGAGTAAATGTGTGGTTTTTTCATTGCTtgtttgaatttattgattAGATACGGTATTGGATCTGTGGTGCTTGTTGTTTGATTGGTTTATCTGGGTTCTTGTCTTTTTACAGGTTACTTGGAAATTGAGGACTTGATTCATTGGTTAAAACATGAAGGGAGCAGCACTAGTGGCTATTGCTGCTTGCATTGGTAACTTCTTGCAAGGATGGGATAATGCTACCATTGCTGGTACTTCTCTTTAAATTTCTCATCTATTTAATCTTTTGATGTGGACCAAGAAACGTTGGATGggaatgtttaaaattaaaaacttacaaTTCTAAAGATTCAAACTATTGAGATTTGTTGTCAATGGCGGATGGTTCCAAGGCTTCCAGTTAGAACATTTTCTCTTATGAGTTGGTTGTTTCTATATTATTCTTATCTCGCACTTTTGGTGTTGAATAAGAGGTCTCGGTGTTGAACTAGAGAATGGATGCAGTTCTGTAATCTTGTTTCTATGTTTTCAGGTGCTATCATTTACGTCAATAAAGACCTCAAGTTGCAAGCAAGTGTGGAAGGTCTTGTTGTGGCCATGTCACTTATTGGAGCAGCTGCAATCACAACATGCTCAGGACCCATATCGGATTGGCTCGGTCGGCGTCCAATGCTAATAATCTCATCCATTCTCTACTTTGTCAGTGGTTTGGTAATGTTTTGGTCACCCAATGTTTACGTCCTGTGCATAGGAAGACTGTTAGatggatttggcattggtttaGCAGTTACTCTTGTTCCAGTCTATATATCTGAGACTGCCCCATCAGATATAAGGGGAATGTTAAATACTCTACCTCAGTTTGCTGGTTCAGGTGGCATGTTTCTGTCATACTGTATGATTTTTGGGATGTCATTGACAGCTTCACCTAGTTGGAGGTTGATGCTTGGAATACTTTCCATTCCTTCTTTACTATATTTTGCACTCACAGTGTTTTACTTGCCTGAATCTCCTCGATGGCTTGTGAGTAAAGGAAAGATGCTTGAGGCAAAGCGGGTTCTGCAGAGATTGCGTGGCAGGGAAGATGTTTCAGGTTCACGCATTATTCTTTCACTGctgttctttttctctttctttttacttCTGAAAGAAGGTATAGAAATTTAGAATATGGGCTGAGACAATAGCCTGGTCTTTCTTGTTTTAGACAAGATGCTGGATCTCGCTGACTCAAATGGTCGTTTGTTTGAATCATTAGCTTGAATGTATGTCGAAGAATTTCCATGACTGATGACAGCATGTGTAATTCACTGGGAACAGATTTTTGAAGTACCCAACTTTACACATGCAGCTAACTCAAACATCTATGTTTTCATTGGTCAACTTGACTTCTTTGTTAAACATGATAAATCTAGAAGCTTTTGATGCATGCTAATCTTGCCCTGTAAGTTAACTTTGAAGTGGTTTTGAGGGAGTCATTCTGTTTTTCTCAGCAATGGTCTCTGTGGAATTGTGAAAACCATATTGTTGGAggccatttttttattttaatggtagAGTTCCAATTAATTTACATTCTTGTTTGGTATCCTTAAAACCTGACCAATTGTTTTGGAGAGAAAGTTGAGGTATATAGCTTTATCTGCtgattatactttaaattgCTGAGGAGCTTAACTTGATAGGAGGGAGTAAAACTATTTCACTGTTGAGAGTTCATTTCTTTTCAGGATTCAGTGTCCATAAACTTGAGCATAATatgtaaatgattttaatagtattcagattttttgtttgatgaattTCCAATGGTAGGAATTTAGGCTTCTCCTTTTGTATAAGTAGCTTATAAAACTCGCGTATGTGGCTGTTGCTAAAGCTTCTATGATGCACAGGCGAGATGGCTTTACTGGCTGAAGGTCTTGGTATCGGGGGTGAAACATCCATAGAAGAGTACATAATAGGCCCTGCTGATGAACTCGCTAATGGTCAAGAACCCACTGTTGATAAAGACAAAATCAAGTTATATGGACCTGAAGAAGGCCTTTCCTGGGTTGCTAAACCCGTTACTGGACAGAGTTCTCTTGCTCTTGCATCACGCCATGGAAGCATGGTGAGCCAAGGCGTGCCTCTTATGGACCCTCTTGTGACTCTTTTTGGTAGTGTTCATGAAAAGCTCCCTGAGACAGGAAGCATGCGAAGCATGCTTTTCCCTAATTTTGGCAGCATGTTTAGTACAGCAGAACCTCACTTTAGGACTGAGCAATGGGATGAAGAGAGTGTACAAAGAGAAGGTGAGGGCTACACATCAGAGGCTGGTGGTGGGGATTCCGATGACAATTTGCAGAGTCCACTAATCTCACGCCAGACAACAAGCATGGAAAAGGATATGGCCCACCCAACTTCCCATGGCAGTGTTCTGAGCATGAGACGGCATAGCAGTCTAATGCAAGGAGCTGGGGATGCAGTTGACGGTACTGGCATTGGTGGGGGTTGGCAGTTGGCATGGAAATGGTCTGAGAGGGAAGGTGAGGATGGAAAGAAGGAAGGGGGATTTAAAAGGATTTATCTGCACCAAGGAGGAGTTCCTGGATCCCGACGCGGGTCTGTTGTTTCGCTTCCTGGTGGTGATGTTCCTGAAGAAAGTGAGTACATCCAGGCTGCTGCTCTGGTAAGCCAGCCTGCTCTTTATTCAAAGGAGCTTATGGACCAGCATCCAGTTGGACCCGCAATGGTTCACCCATCTCAAACAGCTACAAAAGCTCCAATTTGGACCGCTCTGCTTGAACCTGGAGTTAAGCATGCATTGTTTGTTGGGATTGGAATTCAATTACTTCAGCAGGTACTCCATGACTTCATTTGTTAtcttttgctctctctctcagttaattgaattaaatttaagttCTCAATCCATTCTAATCCACATTTATGTGGGGTTTAATATCCTGGTTCTCTCATTTTGACCAAAATCATAATGTGATTTATGTTGTTAAtagctgggttttttttttctttcaaatttgcaTGTAGTTTGCTGGCATAAATGGGGTTCTATACTACACCCCTCAAATTCTTGAAAAGGCAGGTGTTTCGGTTCTTCTTGCAAACCTGGGACTCAGCACTACCTCTGCGTCATTCCTTATAAGCGCATTTACAAACTTTCTTATGCTTCCATGCATAGGTGTAGCGATGAGGCTCATGGATATCGCGGGGAGAAGGTGATTTCCTTTCTTCATTCCATCTTTTGTTTTGCAACAGACTAACAAGAAAACGCCCAGTTGCCTAAAAGAGAAACTTGTCTGCTATCCCTTTTCATTCCGAAGGGATCAGTTTCAGTTTTGGGAGGTACCATCACCTGTTCAATGCATCATTGTTTCCCCTCACTCAAAGATTGAAGTGGGAGCTGTAATGTTCAAATTTTGGCGAATGAGAACATCCTGTTTGATTTTCATAAGAAGAATAGcacaatctttttatatatatatggggaGGGGGTGCCTGCTGTTATGTTGTGTCTATCAACGTTTAGATCTATTTGTGACTTGCATGTTTATTAATCTCTTCCTCTCCTTGTTTCAGGACGCTCCTACTTACCACAATTCCTGTGCTGATACTTTCCCTCATCgtcttaattatttttgaactagtGACTGTGAGCTCAGTCGTCAACGCTGCAATTTTAACTGCTTGTGTTATCATATTCATCTGCTGTTTTGTGTCTGCTTATGGACCAATTCCTAATATCCTCTGCTCAGAGATCTTCCCCACAAGAGTCCGAGGCCTCTGCATTGCCATTTGTGCCATGGTTTACTGGATTGGAGACATCATTGTCACCTACACACTGCCTGTGATGCTTAGCTCGATTGGCCTAGTCGGTATCTTTGGCATTTATGCTGTTGTGTGCGCGATCTCTTGGatctttgttttcttgaagGTCCCTGAGACCAAAGGAATGCCTCTTGAAGTCATTACAGAGTTCTTTGCTGTTGGCGCCAGacaagctgctgctgctgccaaGAAGGAATGATTCAGGAAAACTTGAAGCATTTGCTGATTGTTTTTATTAGGATTTAATTAGTTTGCATTCATTTTTGAGGTTTAAAAAGGAAAGGCCCCCAGCTGTGCGATGTCTTGCATGAAAGAAATATTGAGATTGGAATGTTTAAATACTAGAACTTGCAAATGAATAATCCggcatttaaattaatcaatgaGATCTTCTAATTGATGGCAAGCTACAAGCCAAAGACCACAACTACAACATTTACAGAGACCATCTGGCTTCGATGCACCACGTCAATAAACATAAACATTCATTGCTGCTAGTGCCCAATTTTGGGAGCAGAGCTTCCAGATAAGGACTGTGAGGTCAGCATTCTATTATGGGAATgtgtaaacaaaataaagtcgGATGCAGACCTATCGGTCTATTCACAACCCAACCTCAAGTTTTTTACAACAAACTGGACTACAGTAAATTGACATCAAAATTTCACTGGCAATTTCAAGCAAATATCCAGATCTGTATGGTAAGACTGAAAAAATCCATAGTATGTGGCAGAATAAACATATTTGACAAATGATATTAATATTGAGTAGTTTAGGGCTTCTGCATTTCCTCTGAGGATGAACTGCTGTTAAAAGGATTCGGGGCACAATCTGATTTCGAAGGCTTAGAATTGCCAGATTGACTATTAAAGGGGTTCTGTTCGACAAGCTCATTTGACTTTGGATTAAACCTGAATGGTCTCTCAAATTCTTTAGCATTTCCGGTGTCAATGActaatttattgagtttttgCTCCTGCAAACAAACAGTAAAATAAAGTTCAGAGGGAACTGCAGTATGGAGCACAGAGGGGAAATATATCCAGCAACGAAATCAGAAACATTATGCTATAGAGTAGTGCAGGACCATACAGAAATGGGATATATGCATGGATCTGCTAAGTTAATTTCCTGCTAGCTTCATATAATGGCACATGTACAATAGCTGTCAAAAGCAAAAGGACAATATGGCAAAAACCTGGTGCTTTGGGGTCCTCAGAATTTTCCAAAATTAGGAATAGGCCAAGCAGCATGTTTTCTTAAATAGTTGTTTTGGGGGATGCACTTCTCATTGCACGAATATGTTCTTCCCTTTCTATTTGTAAATTATCAAGGCATTAAATGCACAAATCTTTGAAGTGCTTACATTTTGTAGTGCTTCTAGTTTTCTTTGTAGTGCCTCGTGCTCAGCTTTTATACGGAATGGAACACCATGCTTTTGATATACATTGTTTTGAGCCAAGTCTTCGTCAATGTCACTAGCAGTAGTTGCAAAAGGATGATTTGTAGGAATCCATCTGACTGTGTCAGGGTCAACATCTGGAGGTATTGGATCCCCTTCTTTAAGGAAAATGGTTGGTCTTTTCCACTGGTATGCCCGCGATCTCCTTCTCTGATGGATGGCTTGTTGCTCTTCCGTTAGAGTAACTGGGGCTAAGTGATAAACCTTTCCAAATATCTCAATGGTTGAATTGCTCTTGCCAACTTTAACCAATGGATTATTGAACGGATCCTCATATTTGAGAGGACTTGATCTGTGTATAAGAGATTTCACATTAAAACCACATTATTATCATTCAATCAGCACGTGATAACTAAAGATTAGCATAAAATGTGATTCTTGCACCTAATTGAGAAAAAAGAGGGAGGGGAGATGAAGCAAATTAGTTTCTACAAATAAAGACCATGCAATGGCAATCCTTCTTCAGGAATAGAAAGTAACATTCAAACCACAGTAAAATAATCGTTCAACAATGTGCACAGAAACAATGCAGAGGACAATAGGAGAGAGCATTGGGGTTTGAAATCATACATGCCTCTTCTATCCGATCTCAGCTGGCCACGTCTAACAAGATCAGCTACAGAGCCAGGACGGCTTGGCCTTGACTTCCTAACCATGTATACTCTCACAGAAACAACCAAAAATGCAGTAGCAATACATAGCCATATTACAAAATTGCTTCCAGCACCTCTTTTCAtctgataaaatcaagaatcctctattaataaaaagcaaGAGTAGAATAATCTACATTTAGAATGCCAAAATACCCCTTATGATCACATGATCTTTTCATCAAAGACAGACTAACAACCTATCCTCAAAAAATCACAGCAGCAAACAAGAATTGCCACTGGATCGATCAAGTTTAGAAGTACGCCGTACCCATTCTCGCTTCCAATTACAAATTATAACTACTTGCAGATAATCAAAGACTCAAAGTAGCAAATAACCTGAAAATGCTAACCTAGTCAACAAATCCAAACAGAAGTTTTGGTTTCACATTTTAACTGTTACAAGGTAGATATCGTGTTAATGCCTGCTGAGTTCATTCAAGATGCCTACCCAGTTCCTATTGCTCAGCAAGAAACAGTAAAAAATCCACATTTTTCCAGAACATACAAGCATTTCCAAGACCATAAAAACACACAACACAATCATGCTTACATTGAGAGCAATTCGTATTCGTTGAGGATTCAATAAATACAGAGGACtcgccacaaaaaaaaatccaaattttgcCAAAACATAAAAGCATTTCCATTGAGAGCAATCCGTATTCGTCAAGGATTCAATAAATACAGAAAACTTGCCACAAAAACAAAGGtttcaaattttgcaaaaacaTATAAGCATTTCCAAGACtataaaaaacacaacacaTTCATACTTCCAATGAGAGCAATTCGAATTCGTCGATGATtcaataaaactagaaaactcaCCACGAAAACAAAATTTCCACATTTTGCCAATACATATAAGCATTTCCAAGACTATGAAAACACACATTCATGCTTCCCAATAGAGCAATTCGATGATTCaaacaaactagaaaactcaccacaaaaacaaaaggagggaGAGTGGTAATCATTCCCTGAAATTTGGAAATTGGGTCTTTTTTCCAATCCAGTAGTGCAGAGGTCCCACTCTCACTCTCACTCTTGTTGACCACTGCTTTTCCCGTGTCTTGAATACATTGCTCCTCGACCTCTTCGTCTTCGGGATTCGCCGAATTATCACTATCATTATTAATTGCAGCTCTAAATCGAAACTtttgattaattaacaaaactCGATTGCAATTGGGTAGTGAAGAAGACAAGACAAAAGCCCTCCTGAGTTTCACTACATTCGGAGAAAACCGGTGTTTTGATGCCCATAACGATGACGGCGGCTACATAACATCATCAGATAATCAAACACCATCAAAGTACACTACACTATATGTTATAAATGGGGGAAATTTAGCACTAagattgaataataataatgagtaaTAATTACCTGGATAGAGAAAGAGTGAAATTGCGGAGTCGAAACTGATGATGTTGTTGTCATTTTCAAAAGGGTTTTAGGAGCATcaacaatttcaatttcataatcaaCTCAGCTTCGATTGATTATACCATATCTCAGCACTAAATCCCAAACTCCCTTTTGGTTTCGTTTTCTTCTTAAGAACAAGTGCCTGCCCCCTCGCTTAACACGACCGCTTAACGTTCTCGTAGAGCTTGTATTAATATTCTTTATCCATGAAGCACACAACAAGTGGATCCGTGGCGCAATGGTAGCGCGTCTGACTCCAGATCAGAAGGTTGCGTGTTCGATTCACGTCGGGTTCAATTCCcagccttttgtttttcttttttttttttggctcttcatttttatttaatcatggcAATTTTTCATAGCAGCAAGTGGATTCCATTAATTTTCTACGGAAAACTCAGATTAGCCTCTGATATTTTACTCAATTCTTAATAGAATCCcagaaaagatattaaaatacacatgaaaattcataaaattaaaattaatttataaggaAAAACTCATATTAGCCTCAAATTCCTTCCAGTGGATGATTGTaacttttgaataaaaaacaatccaatcaattttttattatatcaaatcatTCATATACattcattttataatatatagagatatatttttgttatatgaatctatttggtttgtttgatatttatttaagccGGGTGATAATAGAAAATCATGCTAAatgatcttttatatatttttttcgatAATAATTCTAGATATTATTGCATGTAATGTAAGATTAGGTGTTCTATAATCATCaattattgataaatataaaaatatattataatatatattataattcatagaaattaaaattaatttataagtaTAAACACAAATTAGCCTCTAATGTTTTATTCGATTCTCAAGtcccataaaaatattaaaatattcatgatggtttataaaattaaaagatacattcattgaattcaataatttgaaataaagttGAAACTTTTATACATGACTGTGAATGGTTGATAGTTAGCGAAAATTATACCTTGCACATGATCCAACGACTTATaatcacaagaaaataaaaaagattatatgtTTAGTATTGCAAtatgaagtgttttttatttaaaaatgtattatgaaaataaaatttttatatttcttatattaatacattagaagtattgaaaaatactatattaatttaatatattttcaagaaattaaaatatatttttaaaacatataaaaaaacaaaagataccATACTTTAAAGACTTAATATCACTTTTTGTGGTTTATGGAGTGGAGGTTTATTTTATTGAACGGCTCCAGGTAAAAGGGAATAAACGGTTCATTtcatggaatatatatatatatatatatatatatatatatatatatatatatatatatatatatatataattaccatATTGTGGACTAACACCATCTTTATTAGGTAAAGACAGGAAAGAGGATGATCGCatatttctatataaatgaGGTTCTTTACgtgaacatttatttaattagtgaATATTTAATCATATCTCAAGGAGATTATTTTATTGGCCATTAATTTCTTGTTCACAGGTTAGTTAGTGGGTTAATTTGTTGACTCTATCGTTACCATGGCCGcaaacaaataagaaattaatacaTCCTTCgcccctttttttaattaatgagattgcatgtcaataaatttttattttttaaatcaagtcgCGAGTGCCCATTATTGTGTTGGTAATTttgtgcattaaaaaaatattgatttattcaaaagttggtttttattaataatttactatcaaaatagattaagttaattttaagtAGAAATATACTTGATAAAACCCACCCGAagcagtttttatttttaatacagtataagttataatttaatttttaaataaatcagaattttaactcaatttgatgtgaaaagaataatttaaattaagaattatttgtaTTCAAGTATAATCATAAcctctctttaaacaaataaaaaaaaaaacaactgaatcaaaatattaaaatcatggcACTACTAACCATAGTAGTTTCCAATAATTATGGCCTGACGTAGTAGGAGCACTTGCAATCTCTCTCATCCTCCAACACGATGGCTCCTCCTTCGTTCGGTGACAAGACAGTTGTCTACTTATCTTGTACGAGCCTTGGGATGGGACGCATGTATTGCTGCACTCAATTTCGCGGTTCCCACTTTCTGACGCCATTGTCGATCCAAGGAATATCATCATATTTATTAACCCATTAATGTTTGCTCTCAATCTTATGGCTTTGTCAACGAAGGCGATGgatgatatataaaattaaacgcTCCACTTTAGAATTGGGACAAAGTAATATCATTTACTTCTTGATTCTttgaaaaattgttttaatacattttaaaataaaaaaatattttaaaaaatattattcacacAATATCGAATAACAAATTCACCATAACCCGTTCACTCAAATCTTTTCATGATATTAAAAAGCAATTAGTTTTTACCTTCCTAGCCTCATTGTTttactcaaaaataaattattaaatttcatcTAGCTCATAATTATGGGCTAGATAAATTAACTTGGACGGAGATATGAGAGGGTTGACCGGGTAACTAGTTAAACGCCCAAGTAAATTGAGTTTGATCGGGTTGTCTcctaatttaaaatacaatgaatGTCGGATGCTTAATCAATGGAGCATCGGATTCACCTGTAAAATCGGGTCGGATTTCATACCCTTCGTTTTAACGATTGCTGTTTAACTGCTGCACCGCTACTCCGGATCTTTGAAGGCAAGCAAGCATCTCGTCAACGCAGGCCACAACTCAAGTGGTGGATATTTGATGGCTAATGTTTGACAGGTACCCCTCGCCTACTGGATTCCTCTCCTTCAAACAACTTCTAGCTTgtcttttgttatttatttttttattacctgaTTCTATTTTCAACCAACCGCATAGTTTTCAGACACGGTTTGATAaccaattcaattttaaattttaatcgggttaatttaaaaaaaaaaaaaataatattattttagttaaaaaaaacaaaaatcaacgaATCTTACCAAGTCAACCGAATCACTAAGTTACATCAGGTTAGTTCTAGTTCCAGGTTGACCCGTCCCGGATCAATCCACCTTTCAAATCTATACCTCCGAGTTTACCCTTGATATAACAAGTTGGAATTATATCATATTCAATTAATTACCAAACAGCCACTATCCTAATATAAATAACATTAGCTTACAATCCTGAATTgattaatatcatatttaattagTAACAAGATTAAATTGCTagctataattatatatatatattaaataagctAACTAAGCTACGGCAAGAACCTATTTGCATCATCTTCACACTCCTTCAGTCCAGCCTCAGTTTCAGCCCCGCCACCGCCACTAATAGAACTCGAACCTGAAGGCAAACCCCCGCACTTCTGACACCTGGCAACCATCAAAATCTGACGGCAAGAAGGGCACGAAGAGTGAGACCCCAACCACGTGTCAATACAAGCCACGTGAAACCCATGTCCACACTGAGGCAACACACGGATTTCATCTCCAACTGAGAATTCCGTTAAACAGATTGCACAGTCGGAGAATTTTCCGGCGGAATCTTCAGAGAAGGTTTGTTTGGGGAGGGAGCGGAG is drawn from Populus nigra chromosome 5, ddPopNigr1.1, whole genome shotgun sequence and contains these coding sequences:
- the LOC133695401 gene encoding RING-H2 finger protein ATL8-like, with the protein product MTRPFRLLNADMNSSATTTGSPPQPPATVDPDFMVILAALLCALICVLGLIAVARCAWLRRLSSHTPAPPATLPPPPVANKGLKRKTLRSLPKQTFSEDSAGKFSDCAICLTEFSVGDEIRVLPQCGHGFHVACIDTWLGSHSSCPSCRQILMVARCQKCGGLPSGSSSISGGGGAETEAGLKECEDDANRFLP
- the LOC133694676 gene encoding monosaccharide-sensing protein 2-like, with translation MKGAALVAIAACIGNFLQGWDNATIAGAIIYVNKDLKLQASVEGLVVAMSLIGAAAITTCSGPISDWLGRRPMLIISSILYFVSGLVMFWSPNVYVLCIGRLLDGFGIGLAVTLVPVYISETAPSDIRGMLNTLPQFAGSGGMFLSYCMIFGMSLTASPSWRLMLGILSIPSLLYFALTVFYLPESPRWLVSKGKMLEAKRVLQRLRGREDVSGEMALLAEGLGIGGETSIEEYIIGPADELANGQEPTVDKDKIKLYGPEEGLSWVAKPVTGQSSLALASRHGSMVSQGVPLMDPLVTLFGSVHEKLPETGSMRSMLFPNFGSMFSTAEPHFRTEQWDEESVQREGEGYTSEAGGGDSDDNLQSPLISRQTTSMEKDMAHPTSHGSVLSMRRHSSLMQGAGDAVDGTGIGGGWQLAWKWSEREGEDGKKEGGFKRIYLHQGGVPGSRRGSVVSLPGGDVPEESEYIQAAALVSQPALYSKELMDQHPVGPAMVHPSQTATKAPIWTALLEPGVKHALFVGIGIQLLQQFAGINGVLYYTPQILEKAGVSVLLANLGLSTTSASFLISAFTNFLMLPCIGVAMRLMDIAGRRTLLLTTIPVLILSLIVLIIFELVTVSSVVNAAILTACVIIFICCFVSAYGPIPNILCSEIFPTRVRGLCIAICAMVYWIGDIIVTYTLPVMLSSIGLVGIFGIYAVVCAISWIFVFLKVPETKGMPLEVITEFFAVGARQAAAAAKKE
- the LOC133694677 gene encoding protein MULTIPLE CHLOROPLAST DIVISION SITE 1-like yields the protein MTTTSSVSTPQFHSFSIQPPSSLWASKHRFSPNVVKLRRAFVLSSSLPNCNRVLLINQKFRFRAAINNDSDNSANPEDEEVEEQCIQDTGKAVVNKSESESGTSALLDWKKDPISKFQGMITTLPPFVFVMKRGAGSNFVIWLCIATAFLVVSVRVYMVRKSRPSRPGSVADLVRRGQLRSDRRGISSPLKYEDPFNNPLVKVGKSNSTIEIFGKVYHLAPVTLTEEQQAIHQRRRSRAYQWKRPTIFLKEGDPIPPDVDPDTVRWIPTNHPFATTASDIDEDLAQNNVYQKHGVPFRIKAEHEALQRKLEALQNEQKLNKLVIDTGNAKEFERPFRFNPKSNELVEQNPFNSQSGNSKPSKSDCAPNPFNSSSSSEEMQKP